In Haladaptatus paucihalophilus DX253, the following proteins share a genomic window:
- a CDS encoding exo-beta-N-acetylmuramidase NamZ family protein — protein MVTLGVERLLNDRFETVDGERLGLITNPSGTDSNLTTTIDLLDAREEFDLRKLFGPEHGIRGDAQAGVKVEDSIDERTGLPVKSLYGDQKQLTPEMMDGIDTIVYDMQDVGCRFYTLIYTLGYALKGVAEAGKRMVVLDRPNPISPLSVAGNRIDDEVASFVGAYELPIVHGMTVGELATYFNGEFDVGADVEVVEMRGWSRSDWFSDTGLPWVYPSPNMPTPGTATLYPGMCFFEGTNLSEGRGTTKPFELVGAPWIDADDWATELSNQGLEGVAFRPAYFSPTFSKHERENVTGVQIHVLDRDAIDPVTVGLTVLASAFTTYDDCEWIAYDDEFFVDKLAGGSYLRETIDAADASAEPREIAETIADRWEDDRTEFLDVRDDYRRY, from the coding sequence ATGGTAACACTCGGCGTAGAACGGTTGCTGAACGACCGCTTCGAGACGGTCGATGGCGAACGATTGGGACTCATCACGAACCCGTCGGGAACCGACAGCAACCTCACCACCACGATAGACCTCCTCGATGCCCGCGAGGAGTTCGACCTCCGGAAGCTGTTCGGACCCGAACACGGGATTCGGGGTGACGCACAAGCGGGCGTGAAGGTCGAGGACAGCATCGACGAGCGCACCGGTCTTCCGGTGAAGAGCCTCTACGGGGACCAGAAACAGCTAACCCCCGAGATGATGGACGGTATCGACACCATCGTCTACGACATGCAGGACGTCGGATGTCGGTTTTACACGCTCATCTACACGCTGGGCTACGCGCTGAAAGGGGTCGCGGAGGCCGGAAAACGGATGGTCGTCCTCGACCGGCCGAATCCCATCTCGCCGCTATCCGTCGCGGGCAACCGAATCGACGACGAGGTGGCCTCGTTCGTGGGCGCGTACGAACTTCCCATCGTCCACGGGATGACCGTCGGCGAATTGGCGACCTACTTCAACGGCGAGTTCGACGTGGGCGCGGACGTGGAGGTCGTGGAGATGCGCGGCTGGTCGCGTTCCGACTGGTTTTCCGATACCGGCCTCCCGTGGGTGTATCCGTCGCCGAACATGCCGACGCCGGGAACGGCCACGTTATACCCCGGCATGTGCTTTTTCGAGGGCACGAACCTCTCGGAGGGGCGTGGGACGACAAAGCCGTTCGAACTCGTCGGCGCGCCGTGGATAGATGCGGACGACTGGGCGACGGAGCTTTCGAACCAAGGGTTGGAGGGCGTCGCCTTCCGCCCGGCGTACTTCTCGCCGACGTTCTCCAAACACGAGCGCGAGAACGTGACGGGCGTCCAGATACACGTCCTCGACCGGGACGCCATCGACCCCGTGACGGTCGGGCTGACGGTCCTCGCTTCGGCGTTCACGACGTACGACGATTGCGAGTGGATAGCCTACGACGACGAGTTCTTCGTCGATAAACTGGCGGGCGGGAGCTATCTCCGCGAGACGATAGACGCCGCCGACGCGTCGGCCGAACCGCGTGAAATCGCCGAAACCATCGCGGACAGGTGGGAAGACGACAGGACGGAATTCCTCGACGTGCGAGACGATTACAGGCGGTACTGA